From a region of the Asterias amurensis chromosome 2, ASM3211899v1 genome:
- the LOC139954214 gene encoding uncharacterized protein — translation MHQRPTPSTSTGIPSTSADVQTQSDEPGPSTSTAEKTWSTDPRSASAKKVAAILDSTWTRKDVKMLSPSMEGIHSVINQYAPEMFSFSYEGMLCRIYLAALHFNENTNRAQAMDREGNPAFSICYPRAKQTTGGYTVRKVLIKATHNFSKRIMEKVLLLCAAGADTRAKYPELKANPGYLTAKVTRPDKTQAVKEFVSRFGKAVEPVGRPEGTEGVVVPASKATKK, via the exons ATGCATCAACGTCCGACACCGAGTACTTCGACGGGAATTCCTTCGACGTCCGCCGATGTGCAGACTCAGTCGGATGAGCCCGGCCCTAGCACAAGCACCGCAGAGAAGACATGGAGTACAGATCCTC GGTCGGCTTCTGCCAAGAAAGTTGCAGCCATTCTGGACAGCACGTGGACAAGAAAGGATGTGAAAATGTTGTCGCCATCCATGGAAGGCATCCACTCGGTTATTAACCAGTACGCGCCTGAGATGTTTTCATTTTCGTATGAGGGCATGTTATGCAG AATATACCTTGCTGCGCTTCATTTCAACGAGAACACCAACAGGGCACAGGCCATGGACAGGGAGGGCAATCCAGCATTCAGCATCTGCTATCCAAGGGCCAAGCAGACCACGGGGGGATATACTGTCAGGAAGGTGCTCATAAAGGCCACTCACA ATTTCAGCAAGAGGATCATGGAAAAGGTTCTGTTACTCTGCGCAGCTGGGGCAGACACCAGAGCCAAGTACCCGGAGCTGAAGGCAAATCCTGGATATCTAACAGCAAAGGTAACTCGCCCTGACAAAACACAGGCTGTGAAAGAATTTGTGTCAAGGTTTGGTAAAGCGGTGGAGCCTGTAGGAAGACCAGAGGGGACTGAAGGTGTGGTTGTTCCAGCAAGTAAGGCAACAAAGAAGTAA
- the LOC139953602 gene encoding protein lifeguard 4-like, which produces MASKAPDVESIVDDFRYGTNVATAHVSIRMGFLRKVFGILCTQLLVTTVVCAIFMYTDGVKAYVQNSQGMLLFAYISSFALLFALFVKRRDSPINMILLALFTLVEAYSVGTIVTFYNKAVVLQAFSLTLVVTFSLTVYTMQSKKDFSSWGAGLYSALLILILSGLLHIFLPQSDAVEFLISIFGAILFCCFIIFDIHMMMHKISPEEYILASINLYLDILNLFLHILRILGQAQKK; this is translated from the exons ATGGCGTCCAAAGCACCTGATGTGGAGAGCATCGTTGATGACTTTCGATATGGCACCAACGTCGCTACAGCCCATGTATCCATCAGAATGG GTTTCTTGAGGAAAGTGTTTGGTATTCTGTGTACACAGCTGCTGGTAACAACTGTTGTATGTGCCATCTTTATGTACACTGATGGCGTCAAGGCTTATGTACAAAACAG CCAGGGGATGCTTCTGTTTGCATATATCTCTTCCTTCGCTCTTCTGTTCGCTCTATTCGTCAAACGTAGAGATTCACCAATTAACATGATTCTTCTGGCTCTGTTT ACTCTGGTTGAAGCCTACAGTGTTGGTACCATTGTGACGTTTTACAACAAGGCAGTTGTATTGCAGGCCTTTAGTCTTACTCTAGTGGTCACATTCAGCTTGACTGTGTACACTATGCAGAGCAAGAAAGACTTCAGCTCATGGGGTGCAGG ATTGTACTCTGCTCTCCTGATCCTCATCCTGAGTGGTCTCCTGCACATCTTCCTGCCTCAGAGCGACGCAGTTGAGTTCCTCATCTCTATCTTTGGTGCAATTCTCTTCTGTTGCTTCATCATCTTTGATATTCACATGATGATGCATAAGATCTCCCCAGAAGAATACATCCTCGCCTCCATCAATCTTTATCTGGACATCCTCAATCTATTTCTGCACATACTTAGAATTCTTGGACAGGCGCAGAAGAAGTAG